From Chryseobacterium sp. H1D6B, a single genomic window includes:
- a CDS encoding helix-turn-helix domain-containing protein, with the protein MNEHFFDLIEHTNRSVFLTGKAGTGKTTFLNDFVKRTRKKHIVVAPTGIAAINAGGVTIHSMFGLPLRTFLPTTDRIDSSMAMNIADLMPHFKYRKDKLKLLREVEIIIIDEVSMLRADVLDMMDFSLRFIRRNTQKFGGIQMLFIGDLYQLPPVVRDENVLKKFYQSPFFFESLALKEIPLITIELTKVYRQTDQEFLEILNAIRDGDVANIDFEHLNERYDPNFEVGHESYVYLCSHNKMADEINQEKLKEIKVDPSVYEAKLFGEFKENQFPNEQFLELKMGAQVMFIRNDISPEKKYFNGKLGEISYLDENEIKVVLDGSEREITVKRETWEQKKYSLDTEKNIKEEVLGSFEQFPIKLAWAVTIHKSQGLTFDNVIIDAGKSFTAGQVYVALSRCRTLEGIVLKSKITPEVIFKDNRVLQFQGDTFANDNVENILNKEKYDYSIKKVLRTIDSRWFLQEIEEWNRLSAASKNIDRVKTNQLYMQLKHEIVQLGKVSEKLEKILFQKVESFINKKEEWTEIESKTKGAVNFFFTEVRNKIFDPLKDFYAEIKGVKGLKQYNEDFKSWLEDIEEYLNSLKEIHLLETKLLDEKNNKEISLKIAKVPSQVLTFQLFEQGKTISEIALERGLVKETVIGHLAKFAEQGLLDISRVITSDKIKAFEAEFNKNARETLNEWKTALPNDFEFNEIRILINHFNYKKEKGK; encoded by the coding sequence ATGAACGAGCATTTTTTTGACTTAATAGAGCATACGAACAGAAGTGTTTTTCTTACAGGAAAGGCTGGGACGGGTAAAACTACCTTTCTTAATGATTTTGTGAAAAGAACCAGAAAAAAACATATTGTAGTTGCCCCTACAGGGATTGCTGCCATTAATGCCGGCGGAGTAACTATACACTCCATGTTTGGACTGCCATTAAGGACGTTTTTGCCGACTACAGACCGTATTGACAGCAGCATGGCAATGAATATTGCTGATCTGATGCCCCACTTTAAATACAGAAAAGATAAACTGAAGCTACTGCGTGAAGTAGAGATCATTATTATTGATGAGGTTTCTATGCTGAGGGCAGATGTTTTGGATATGATGGATTTCTCTTTGAGGTTTATCCGAAGAAATACTCAGAAATTTGGGGGTATCCAGATGCTTTTTATTGGAGATCTGTATCAGCTTCCTCCGGTGGTACGGGACGAAAATGTTTTAAAAAAGTTCTATCAGTCGCCATTCTTTTTTGAAAGTCTTGCTTTAAAAGAAATTCCTTTGATCACAATTGAGCTCACCAAGGTATACAGACAGACCGATCAGGAGTTTTTAGAAATTTTAAATGCAATCCGTGATGGAGATGTTGCGAATATTGATTTTGAGCATCTTAACGAAAGATACGATCCTAATTTTGAGGTGGGACACGAATCTTATGTTTATCTCTGCTCTCATAATAAAATGGCTGATGAGATCAATCAGGAAAAACTAAAAGAAATAAAAGTAGATCCTTCCGTTTACGAAGCTAAGCTTTTTGGAGAATTTAAAGAAAACCAGTTTCCTAATGAACAGTTTTTAGAACTGAAAATGGGAGCACAGGTCATGTTTATCCGAAATGATATTTCGCCGGAGAAAAAATATTTTAACGGTAAATTAGGAGAAATTTCTTATTTAGATGAAAATGAGATCAAGGTTGTTTTAGATGGAAGCGAAAGGGAAATTACTGTAAAAAGAGAAACCTGGGAGCAGAAAAAATATTCTCTGGATACAGAAAAAAATATTAAAGAAGAGGTGCTGGGAAGCTTTGAACAGTTTCCGATAAAATTAGCATGGGCAGTTACGATCCATAAAAGCCAGGGTCTGACTTTTGATAATGTTATTATTGATGCCGGGAAAAGTTTTACAGCAGGACAGGTATATGTAGCCCTTTCCAGATGCCGTACTCTAGAAGGAATTGTTTTAAAATCTAAAATTACTCCAGAAGTTATTTTTAAAGATAACAGGGTATTGCAGTTTCAGGGAGATACTTTTGCCAATGATAATGTCGAGAATATTTTAAACAAAGAAAAATATGATTACAGTATAAAAAAAGTCCTTAGAACCATAGATTCCCGATGGTTTTTACAGGAGATCGAAGAATGGAACAGATTATCTGCTGCGTCAAAAAATATTGACAGGGTAAAAACAAATCAGCTGTATATGCAGCTTAAACATGAGATCGTTCAGCTTGGAAAAGTATCAGAAAAGCTTGAAAAGATCTTGTTCCAGAAAGTAGAAAGTTTTATCAATAAAAAAGAAGAATGGACCGAGATTGAAAGTAAAACTAAAGGTGCCGTTAATTTCTTCTTCACCGAAGTAAGAAACAAAATTTTTGATCCTCTCAAAGATTTTTATGCTGAAATAAAAGGAGTAAAAGGTTTAAAGCAGTATAATGAAGATTTCAAGAGCTGGCTTGAAGATATTGAAGAATATCTGAACAGTTTAAAAGAAATTCATCTTCTGGAAACGAAGCTTTTAGATGAAAAAAACAATAAAGAGATCAGTCTTAAAATAGCCAAAGTTCCGTCGCAGGTCCTTACTTTTCAATTGTTTGAACAGGGAAAAACGATTTCTGAAATTGCTTTGGAAAGAGGATTGGTGAAAGAAACAGTAATCGGCCACTTAGCAAAATTTGCTGAACAGGGTCTTCTGGATATTTCGAGAGTAATCACTTCTGATAAGATCAAAGCTTTTGAAGCAGAATTCAATAAAAATGCTCGCGAAACCCTGAATGAATGGAAAACTGCTTTACCGAATGATTTTGAATTTAATGAGATCAGGATTTTAATTAATCACTTTAATTATAAGAAGGAGAAAGGAAAGTAA
- a CDS encoding NifU family protein, protein MRTILIEPTENPKVMKFVADYNLIPGSLELDRSSDISEIPLAQELFNYPFVERVFITANFVAVAKQDTIEWEHVAESLKNVIEDELLANPRIYLQKKKEMYQIYSEMTPNPNVMKFVSSKLLLDGFVEVKSRNEAEGVPLAQAIFNEFDFAQEVFISDNFAAVTKDSSVEWHEVMVTVRSLIADYLQNGGEISTIESQKHENPVEKIINRDYTDDEQKISDILNEYVAPAVENDGGKISLMEYDEESKTAKMLLQGACSGCPSSTATLKNGIENILKQFVPELVERVEAVNG, encoded by the coding sequence ATGCGTACGATACTTATAGAACCAACCGAAAATCCAAAAGTAATGAAGTTTGTAGCTGACTACAACCTTATTCCAGGGTCTTTGGAGTTGGACAGAAGTTCAGATATTTCAGAAATTCCTCTCGCTCAGGAGCTTTTTAATTATCCTTTTGTAGAAAGAGTTTTTATCACTGCTAATTTTGTTGCAGTGGCTAAACAAGATACCATAGAATGGGAACATGTTGCTGAAAGTCTGAAAAATGTAATTGAAGATGAGCTTCTAGCCAATCCTAGAATTTATCTTCAGAAGAAAAAGGAAATGTATCAGATCTATTCTGAGATGACTCCTAACCCGAATGTAATGAAATTTGTTTCCAGCAAATTATTATTAGACGGTTTCGTAGAAGTGAAGTCTAGAAATGAAGCTGAAGGAGTTCCTTTGGCTCAGGCTATCTTTAATGAATTCGATTTTGCTCAGGAGGTTTTTATTTCGGATAATTTCGCGGCTGTTACTAAGGACAGTTCTGTAGAATGGCATGAAGTAATGGTTACTGTGCGTTCTCTTATTGCAGATTATTTACAAAATGGAGGCGAGATCTCAACTATTGAATCTCAAAAACATGAAAATCCTGTAGAAAAGATCATCAATAGAGATTATACTGATGATGAGCAGAAGATCTCAGATATTTTAAATGAATACGTTGCTCCTGCAGTAGAAAATGACGGCGGAAAAATTTCTTTAATGGAATACGACGAAGAAAGCAAAACTGCAAAAATGCTTTTACAAGGGGCATGCTCAGGATGTCCAAGCTCTACCGCTACTCTAAAAAACGGAATTGAGAACATCTTAAAACAATTTGTTCCTGAATTAGTAGAAAGAGTGGAGGCAGTAAACGGATAA
- a CDS encoding trehalase family glycosidase → MNNSLYIHEIQSLFDNVQRSQIFEDQKTMTDAFPLFPVSEINEKYENEKHEAGFDLKKFVLSNFDFIGKKSFERTEILPIKEHIEKLWDELTRTAYEEKGTLLKLPKPYIVPGGRFNEFFYWDSYFIMLGLQVSGRVDMMKNIVENCSYLIQNAGFVPNASRTHFLSRSQPPYFSLMLDLVAETTGDEKIYVKYHNTLEKEYQFWMNGEDTLENDSSIKRVAKTKDGDILNRYYDAENVPRPESYLIDIEDGENASGDQFYRNIRSACESGWDFSSRWFADGETIQTIETLNIAEVDVNCLLWHLEKTLAKSSALQNLTEKEHYFFKRAADRRQMIDNYFWDENTKTYKDYHLKKHKNTASEHIAALYPLFLGLASEEQAKAVIKTIAEKFLYKGGLVTTTKESGQQWDLPNAWAPYQWLGFAAMKNYGASELAEQIKNNWCSNVERVYSNTGKLMEKYNALDTKTIAGGGEYPNQDGFGWTNGVYLKLKQN, encoded by the coding sequence ATGAACAATTCACTTTACATACACGAAATTCAGTCTCTTTTTGATAACGTACAAAGGTCACAGATCTTTGAAGATCAAAAAACAATGACCGATGCTTTTCCCTTATTTCCTGTATCTGAGATCAATGAGAAATATGAAAATGAAAAACATGAAGCCGGGTTTGATTTAAAAAAATTTGTATTGTCAAATTTTGATTTTATAGGAAAGAAATCATTTGAAAGAACTGAAATTCTGCCTATAAAAGAACATATCGAAAAACTTTGGGATGAACTTACCAGAACCGCTTATGAAGAGAAAGGAACTCTTTTAAAACTTCCAAAACCTTATATTGTTCCTGGAGGACGTTTCAATGAGTTTTTTTACTGGGACAGTTATTTTATCATGCTCGGGCTGCAGGTTTCCGGGAGAGTAGACATGATGAAAAACATTGTGGAGAACTGTTCTTATCTTATTCAAAATGCAGGATTTGTTCCGAACGCGAGCAGAACTCATTTTCTTAGCCGTTCACAGCCTCCGTATTTTTCTTTGATGCTTGATCTGGTTGCAGAAACTACAGGTGATGAAAAAATATATGTGAAATACCACAACACTTTAGAAAAAGAATATCAATTCTGGATGAATGGAGAAGATACTTTAGAAAATGATTCCAGTATTAAAAGAGTGGCTAAAACAAAAGACGGAGATATCCTGAACCGTTATTATGATGCAGAAAACGTTCCCCGTCCTGAAAGCTATCTCATCGATATTGAAGACGGCGAAAATGCTTCAGGAGATCAATTTTACAGAAATATAAGAAGCGCGTGTGAATCCGGGTGGGATTTTTCCAGCAGATGGTTTGCAGACGGCGAAACAATACAGACTATAGAAACTTTGAATATAGCTGAAGTAGATGTTAACTGTCTTTTATGGCATTTAGAGAAAACACTGGCCAAATCTTCAGCCCTTCAAAATCTTACAGAAAAAGAACACTATTTTTTTAAAAGAGCAGCAGACCGAAGACAGATGATCGACAATTATTTCTGGGATGAAAATACCAAGACGTATAAAGATTATCACCTAAAAAAACACAAAAACACAGCGTCTGAACATATTGCTGCTCTTTACCCTTTATTTCTTGGTCTGGCAAGCGAAGAACAGGCAAAAGCTGTTATTAAGACAATTGCTGAGAAGTTTCTTTACAAAGGAGGACTTGTGACTACAACTAAAGAATCCGGCCAGCAGTGGGATCTTCCAAATGCATGGGCACCTTATCAATGGCTTGGTTTTGCAGCAATGAAAAATTACGGAGCTTCAGAATTAGCAGAGCAGATCAAAAATAACTGGTGTTCTAATGTGGAAAGAGTGTACAGCAACACAGGGAAATTGATGGAAAAATATAATGCTTTAGATACCAAAACGATTGCCGGGGGAGGAGAATATCCCAATCAAGACGGCTTTGGATGGACGAACGGAGTGTATTTAAAATTAAAACAAAACTAA
- a CDS encoding type IX secretion system plug protein domain-containing protein, which translates to MKTLQLFLLSLSALAFGQNIQSIQLFNPQTNDETPVIKFNEQLVLSFDDLTNSSDIFRYTIKHYNRNWEDDNLFFTEFANGSLNGLLDQFQYSFNTLQAYTHYKLTFPNEKIQPKISGNFELIVYKDSADKPLFKKRFYVVEDNAVLALNISRTADAKNPNVNQRVEVQAVSKGGDITSNVNSMSLTVIQNNNWNVNVSNLKPSTTLGNKLLFQQMSLSFPGNNEFYYFDNKNMNIAADMVMATEVKDGVNNTYLHPVWAYPLNYQYQPDVNGAYYFRRNDIGIERNAEREADYSWVYFSLESDPIDKEMYVLGGFNNFKPSKENQMQYDAAGKKYVAKISLKQGFYNYVLATKGSDGILNFGEVNGNFWQTENLYQAFLYYAPFGRSYDGLAGYGEFRTPVK; encoded by the coding sequence ATGAAAACGTTGCAGCTATTTTTACTAAGTTTAAGTGCTTTGGCTTTCGGGCAGAACATCCAGAGCATTCAATTATTTAATCCTCAAACCAATGACGAAACTCCTGTTATCAAATTTAATGAACAGTTAGTTTTGAGTTTTGATGATCTTACCAACTCGAGTGATATTTTTAGATATACCATCAAGCATTACAACAGAAACTGGGAGGATGACAATCTTTTCTTTACAGAATTTGCGAATGGAAGCTTAAACGGATTATTGGATCAATTCCAATACTCGTTCAACACCCTGCAGGCGTATACCCATTATAAACTGACCTTTCCAAATGAGAAGATCCAGCCGAAAATATCTGGAAATTTTGAACTGATCGTTTATAAAGACTCTGCTGACAAGCCTCTTTTTAAAAAAAGATTTTATGTAGTAGAGGATAATGCGGTGCTGGCTTTAAATATCTCCAGAACTGCCGATGCAAAAAATCCGAATGTTAATCAGAGAGTAGAAGTGCAGGCTGTTTCTAAAGGAGGAGATATTACTTCTAATGTAAATTCAATGAGCTTGACAGTGATTCAGAATAACAATTGGAATGTAAACGTTAGTAATTTAAAGCCGAGTACGACACTTGGAAATAAGCTGCTGTTTCAGCAGATGAGTTTATCATTTCCCGGAAATAACGAATTCTATTATTTCGATAATAAAAATATGAATATAGCTGCTGACATGGTGATGGCCACAGAAGTGAAAGACGGTGTTAACAATACTTATCTGCATCCAGTTTGGGCTTATCCATTAAATTACCAATATCAGCCTGACGTCAACGGAGCTTATTATTTCAGAAGAAATGATATAGGTATTGAAAGAAATGCAGAAAGAGAAGCTGATTATTCTTGGGTTTATTTTTCTTTAGAATCAGATCCGATAGATAAAGAAATGTATGTTTTGGGCGGTTTTAATAACTTTAAGCCGAGCAAAGAAAACCAGATGCAGTATGATGCGGCGGGTAAAAAATATGTTGCTAAAATTTCCCTGAAACAAGGTTTCTATAACTATGTGCTTGCAACTAAGGGAAGTGACGGCATATTGAATTTCGGTGAAGTTAATGGTAATTTCTGGCAGACAGAAAACCTCTATCAGGCATTTTTATATTATGCTCCTTTTGGAAGAAGCTATGACGGATTAGCCGGCTACGGAGAATTCAGAACACCCGTGAAATAA
- a CDS encoding gamma carbonic anhydrase family protein, translated as MALIRELLGKQPQIGENTFLAETATIIGDVVMGRECSVWYNAVIRGDVNYIKLGDKVNVQDNVMLHCTYEKYPLIIGNNVSIGHNAIVHGCTIQDNVLIGMGAIVMDDCLVEENSIVGAGSVVTQGTHIKSGEVWGGVPARKIKDISAQLLEGEVNRIADNYVKYSSWYKLQLPFEVKEK; from the coding sequence ATGGCACTAATAAGAGAACTTTTAGGAAAACAACCTCAGATAGGAGAGAATACATTTCTAGCAGAAACAGCAACTATCATCGGTGATGTTGTAATGGGCAGAGAATGCAGTGTTTGGTATAATGCAGTGATAAGAGGTGATGTAAACTATATCAAATTAGGAGATAAAGTAAATGTTCAGGATAATGTAATGCTACATTGTACCTATGAAAAATATCCGCTGATTATTGGGAATAATGTTTCTATCGGGCATAATGCGATTGTTCATGGATGTACTATTCAGGATAATGTTCTTATCGGAATGGGTGCGATTGTGATGGATGACTGCCTGGTGGAAGAAAATTCTATTGTAGGAGCAGGATCTGTGGTGACACAGGGAACTCATATTAAATCTGGAGAAGTTTGGGGCGGTGTTCCTGCAAGAAAGATAAAAGATATTTCTGCACAGCTGTTGGAAGGAGAAGTCAACAGGATTGCTGATAATTATGTGAAATATTCTTCTTGGTATAAATTGCAGCTGCCTTTTGAAGTAAAAGAAAAATAA
- the hemH gene encoding ferrochelatase, whose protein sequence is MKGILLVNLGSPRSTDVKDVKEYLDEFLMDEKVIDYRWIFRALLVRGIILNTRPPKSAAAYKTVWTDQGSPLIVITEKIQKKLQKLVDVPVEIGMRYAQPSIEAGIQKLVDQGVSEIVLFPLYPQYAMSTTETVIDKAEEVRKKSFPDVKINYIEPFYNREIYINCLAESIKEKLPENIDALQFSYHGVPERHIYKTDPTKTCNLGDCCSRETNPSHQFCYRHQCFKTTETVVAKLGMPKDKVIVSFQSRLGKDKWIEPYTDHTLETIPSKKGVKNLAVVCPAFVSDCLETLEEISVEGKEQFLHAGGENFHYIPCLNDEDRWIDVVKTLCDEKLNEFYLV, encoded by the coding sequence ATGAAGGGAATTCTATTAGTAAACCTTGGTTCGCCAAGATCTACAGATGTAAAGGATGTAAAGGAATACCTAGACGAATTTTTGATGGACGAAAAAGTCATCGACTACCGATGGATTTTTCGTGCCCTTCTGGTTCGCGGGATCATCTTAAATACCAGACCTCCAAAATCTGCAGCAGCTTATAAAACAGTCTGGACAGATCAGGGGTCGCCGTTAATTGTAATCACTGAAAAAATTCAGAAAAAATTACAAAAACTGGTAGATGTTCCTGTGGAGATCGGAATGAGATATGCACAGCCGAGTATTGAAGCTGGAATTCAGAAACTTGTAGATCAAGGAGTTTCTGAGATCGTTCTTTTTCCATTGTACCCTCAATATGCGATGAGTACAACAGAAACAGTAATTGATAAAGCTGAAGAAGTAAGAAAAAAGAGTTTTCCAGATGTAAAAATCAATTATATAGAACCTTTTTACAATAGAGAGATCTACATCAACTGTCTTGCGGAAAGTATCAAGGAAAAACTTCCTGAAAACATCGATGCTTTACAGTTCTCATATCATGGTGTTCCTGAAAGGCATATTTATAAAACAGATCCTACAAAAACCTGTAATTTAGGGGACTGCTGTTCAAGAGAAACAAACCCGAGCCACCAGTTCTGCTACCGCCATCAGTGTTTCAAAACCACTGAAACAGTAGTTGCAAAGCTTGGGATGCCAAAGGATAAAGTAATTGTTTCTTTCCAGTCAAGATTAGGAAAAGATAAATGGATCGAGCCTTACACTGATCATACGCTGGAAACAATTCCTTCAAAAAAAGGAGTGAAAAACTTAGCAGTTGTTTGCCCTGCCTTCGTTTCAGACTGTCTGGAAACTTTAGAAGAGATCTCTGTGGAAGGTAAGGAACAGTTTTTACATGCAGGCGGAGAAAATTTCCATTACATTCCTTGTTTAAATGACGAAGACCGATGGATCGATGTCGTGAAAACTTTGTGTGATGAAAAGCTGAACGAGTTTTACTTGGTTTAA
- a CDS encoding TonB-dependent receptor has translation MKKKSIFLIAGAATLYFNNVYAQETVKDSTRTASIDQVVITGNSNPKKKIESSTAISTFTAKEIQKQNPISAAALLQRVPGFAVETSGGEVGNNLFARGIPSAGAYEFVQVQEDGLPVFEDGALQFANADNFFRVDNTTGRLEALRGGSGSIYANNSPGGLINFISKEGSNEFKGTAKLETSTYGLMRTDVNLGGALIQDKLFFNVGGFYRSDDGIRNTGFKANQGGQVRMNLKYVFDKGYAKVYYKKLDDRNTFYLPIPLTQNGNDLKGFPGFDPNYGTYSYRNISQLNIPQAGGGFFSRNLEDGIHPKVDVLGAEFKYDLGNNFSVLNKTRYTNINMNYTGIFPAGGPTLAGKFANDNGIAGNNYQYSLVSSGQVVDPQYVQKLGFWAIDKQMNNFVNDLQFNYKFDKGSVTAGFYKSNWKSHQNWNWSNILTTASDKPELLNLVDTSLTPSSVGYSKTYNGVTDMSFLLRDSQVQGSLNDVYLNLDYNITDNLSVNGGIRYSRDFYKGYSVNTTTGNLNNSGLTTDGTHSFLTTTADDNMSVLGNKYSYWNYDINKVSYTLASNYKINNENAVYARFSHGFRSPNEEAYYNYFTTSNPSQPLKPALTNQIEVGYKYYSRRFDVAVIPFYSTLKNLSFTDVFSDGTSENTFANTRNFGVELEGYARLFNNLVELSFNGTIQNPKYKNLEAGSLLEGNIVRRMPKLYFNISPAVNITKQWRTYVSYNYYGKRFQDELNVQTLPSFSEFGAGTSYQLGKVRFAIDATNVFNTIGITEGDPRAGSPTGDGTIMARPIMGAAVRGSITLDF, from the coding sequence ATGAAAAAGAAATCGATCTTCTTAATTGCTGGTGCCGCTACACTTTACTTCAATAATGTGTATGCACAGGAAACCGTTAAGGATTCCACAAGAACAGCATCAATTGATCAGGTAGTAATTACCGGTAACTCTAATCCAAAAAAGAAAATAGAATCCAGTACGGCAATTTCTACTTTTACTGCCAAAGAAATTCAGAAACAAAACCCTATAAGTGCAGCAGCTTTATTACAGAGAGTACCGGGATTTGCTGTGGAAACTTCAGGAGGTGAAGTGGGAAACAATCTTTTTGCAAGAGGGATTCCCTCTGCCGGAGCATACGAATTTGTACAGGTGCAGGAAGACGGCCTTCCCGTTTTTGAAGACGGCGCGCTGCAGTTCGCGAATGCCGACAATTTTTTCCGTGTAGATAATACGACAGGAAGATTAGAAGCATTAAGAGGAGGTTCAGGATCTATTTATGCAAATAACTCTCCCGGAGGTCTTATCAACTTCATTTCTAAAGAAGGAAGCAACGAATTTAAAGGAACTGCTAAACTGGAAACCAGTACTTATGGATTGATGCGTACAGATGTAAATTTAGGAGGAGCTTTAATTCAGGATAAATTATTTTTTAACGTAGGAGGTTTTTACAGATCAGATGACGGAATAAGAAATACCGGCTTTAAAGCCAATCAGGGCGGACAGGTGAGGATGAATTTGAAATATGTTTTTGATAAAGGATATGCTAAAGTATATTATAAAAAGCTGGACGATAGAAATACATTCTATTTACCGATTCCTTTAACCCAAAACGGAAATGACCTTAAAGGATTCCCTGGATTTGATCCTAATTACGGTACTTACAGCTACAGAAATATCAGCCAGCTTAATATTCCACAGGCGGGCGGAGGTTTTTTCAGCAGAAATTTAGAAGATGGTATCCATCCAAAAGTTGATGTGCTGGGAGCTGAATTTAAATATGATCTGGGAAATAATTTCAGCGTACTCAATAAAACAAGATATACCAATATCAATATGAATTATACAGGGATATTCCCTGCAGGCGGTCCTACACTGGCTGGAAAATTCGCTAATGATAACGGAATAGCAGGAAATAATTATCAATATTCTTTGGTAAGCAGCGGTCAGGTTGTTGATCCTCAATATGTGCAGAAATTAGGATTCTGGGCAATTGACAAACAGATGAATAATTTTGTGAACGATTTACAGTTTAATTACAAATTTGACAAAGGAAGCGTAACAGCAGGATTCTATAAATCTAACTGGAAGTCCCACCAAAACTGGAACTGGAGCAATATTCTTACAACTGCTTCAGACAAGCCGGAGCTGCTTAATTTAGTAGATACTTCTTTGACACCTAGCTCAGTAGGATATTCTAAAACATACAACGGAGTTACAGATATGTCTTTCTTACTGAGAGATTCTCAAGTGCAGGGAAGTCTGAATGATGTTTATTTGAATTTAGATTATAACATTACAGATAATTTAAGTGTGAATGGAGGAATCCGTTACAGCCGCGATTTTTATAAAGGATATTCAGTAAATACAACTACCGGCAATTTAAACAACTCAGGATTAACCACAGACGGCACCCACAGCTTTTTAACAACAACAGCTGATGACAACATGAGTGTTTTAGGGAATAAATATTCTTACTGGAACTATGATATCAATAAAGTGTCTTATACTTTAGCATCTAATTATAAAATTAATAATGAAAACGCAGTGTACGCCCGTTTTTCCCACGGTTTCAGATCACCGAACGAAGAAGCTTACTACAATTACTTCACTACTTCTAACCCGTCACAGCCTTTAAAGCCTGCATTGACTAATCAGATAGAAGTAGGGTACAAATATTACTCCCGTAGATTTGATGTGGCTGTAATCCCTTTTTATTCTACACTTAAAAACCTTTCCTTTACAGATGTTTTCTCTGATGGTACTTCAGAAAACACTTTTGCAAATACAAGAAACTTTGGGGTTGAGCTGGAAGGATACGCCCGCTTATTCAATAATTTAGTTGAACTTAGTTTCAACGGAACGATTCAAAATCCGAAGTACAAAAACCTTGAAGCAGGAAGTCTTTTGGAAGGGAATATCGTAAGAAGAATGCCGAAATTATATTTTAATATTTCTCCGGCAGTGAATATTACAAAACAATGGAGAACTTATGTAAGCTATAATTATTATGGAAAACGTTTCCAGGATGAGCTGAATGTTCAGACACTGCCTTCCTTCAGTGAATTTGGAGCAGGAACATCTTACCAGTTAGGAAAAGTACGTTTTGCTATTGACGCAACGAACGTCTTCAACACGATTGGTATTACAGAAGGTGATCCAAGAGCAGGATCTCCAACAGGAGACGGAACGATCATGGCAAGACCAATTATGGGAGCCGCTGTAAGAGGATCGATTACGTTAGATTTCTAA
- a CDS encoding MBL fold metallo-hydrolase: MFQIQAFRFNFASENTYILFNENKNAWLIDPGNMNEQETKLIENFITENELKIQKILLTHAHIDHVLGLQWAFDTFKIPVNMHKDDQEVLDMLQISGMRFGFQIDPVKAEINYVNEGEELDFDGEKFKIYHVPGHSPGSIVYHNENQKFMISGDVLFEGSIGRTDLYKGNYEQLIDGIKTKLFVLDDETQVFSGHGNPTTIGFEKQHNPFLN; the protein is encoded by the coding sequence ATGTTTCAGATTCAGGCCTTTAGATTCAATTTCGCAAGCGAAAACACGTATATCCTTTTTAATGAAAATAAAAATGCCTGGCTGATAGATCCGGGTAATATGAATGAGCAGGAAACAAAATTAATAGAGAATTTCATTACCGAAAATGAATTAAAAATTCAGAAAATACTTCTTACCCACGCTCATATAGATCATGTTTTAGGGCTGCAGTGGGCTTTTGACACGTTTAAAATCCCGGTAAATATGCACAAAGACGATCAGGAAGTTTTAGATATGCTTCAGATAAGCGGCATGAGATTCGGGTTTCAGATCGATCCAGTGAAGGCGGAGATAAACTATGTAAATGAGGGTGAAGAACTAGATTTTGACGGAGAAAAATTCAAAATTTATCATGTTCCGGGACACTCTCCAGGAAGTATCGTGTATCACAATGAGAACCAAAAATTCATGATTTCCGGTGATGTCCTGTTTGAAGGAAGTATCGGAAGAACAGACTTGTACAAAGGAAACTATGAGCAGTTAATTGATGGCATTAAAACCAAACTTTTTGTTTTAGACGATGAAACTCAGGTTTTTTCGGGGCACGGAAACCCTACAACGATTGGTTTTGAAAAACAGCATAATCCTTTTTTAAACTAA